A window of Hymenobacter siberiensis genomic DNA:
GGGTCGATTTCCGTCGGCCTATTACTACCTCTACCTGGGTCTGGCGGAGCATTTTTTCCAGCTGCGTCACGGCTTTTTCGGGCACGGAGTGAGGCGCGGGAGTCACACTCTGGGCGTGGCCGACCAGAGCAGTAAGGGTGAACAGCGTGAGTAGCAGCTTTTTCATGGAATTTGGTAGGAGTGGATGTTTTTTCATGACAAAGCTAAGATTTAAATGAAATTATTTTATATAAATCATGAAAAATAAATGAATTTTTATTAACCTCATCCTTATTACTCATTGAAGCTGTTTAGAAAGTCGGCTTTTGATTAATTTTTCGCAAAAAGATGACGACGAAGGCGAGCCAGTGCCAGGCCAGCCAATTGCCGACGCTGGTTTCGTAGCGCACGAGCAAGGTTTTAAAGCCGTCGAGCCAGGCGTTGGCGTGTTCGACCACGACGCGGCGGCGGTAGAGTTCGGGGTCGAAAAAGGTGTCGTCGTCGGTCTGCCAGTCGGCGGCGCGGCGGTTGCGGGGAATGTTGGCCTCGATGTCGCGCCGGGCGCATTCCTGACGAAAGCCTTGGGTGTCAAAGGCTTTGTCGGCGTTCAGAAACAGCCCGGCGACGGGAATATTGGCCGCTTCGAGCGAGGCGCAGATTTCCCCGAACAAGGCGTTGAGCTGGTGGGTGTCGTGGTGGTTGCCCGCCTGCGGGCTGGCGCAGGCCAGCGGTTGTCCCCGGTTATCGGCCAAGAAGAGGGCTGTGGTGGTACGGGCTTTCTTGCGGCCCTGATAGCCGACGGCCTCCCCGCCGTTCTTGGCGGGCGTGTGGCTGCCGTCGAGTTGGACGCTGGAACAGTCCAGATGGGCCCCGTTTTCGCGCAACAAGCGGAGCCATACCCCTTGCCAGGACCCGTCCTTGCGCCACGCATTAAAGCGGGCGTACACGCCCTGCCAGGTCAGCGATGCGCCCGTAAAAAACTGTTTAACAGGCAATAATCGCCATTGACAGCCGCTTTTGAGTTTGTAGAGAATGGCTTCCACCAACTCGGCCGGCTCCACGACCGAGGGGCGGCCATGGGCGGAGAAGGTGAGCGCGGGCAGAATCCATTGGCGAATCATATCTTTGGACAGGACTTCCATTAAAATGCGAAAAAAGGAGTGTTACACCTCAAATTTCGCGCTTTTTTGGGAGTCCTTTGACTTTCTAAACAGCTTCATTATCGTCATAATAAACATCTTATTGCATTGCATCTTGCACAAAAAAGCCCGGCCCGCCGCTACCACCTGCCCACATCAGTAGGCTAGGTGGTAGCGGCGGGCCGGGCGCGGGTGCTTAGCAGGCCGCCCAAAAGCAGTCAGACCGGAATCCGGGGCAGTGCGGGTTTATTACCGCGCCTTGTCGGCCGAGCCCACGAAGGCATCGAGGCAGATGAAGTAAGCCTCTTTGGTAGGCTGCGCCTTCGTAACGCGCAGAAAATCATCGGCTGAGATAACGAGGTAGCGGTTGAGGTCGGGGCGCACTTCGGCGTGGGCTTTCGTGGCTTTACCGGCCTTTGTCACTTCGGCTTTGGTGAGCTCTTTCAGGTCTTCGAGCTGAGTGATGGCCCGGGCTGGCACCTGGATTCTGGTACCCGTCTGGGCATTGGCAGCCAGGGCACCCAGCGTCAGCAGACTGGCTAGTATGGTGTGTTTCATAGTCATGAGGCAAAAGTTATGGTAAGATGATGAAATGCTAAAGCGAGTCCGGCGGGCATTACTACTCTCCCCTCCGAAGGCACTAGCAATCAGGCATAATACCCCTCTCACGGCCGTAGTATTGGGATAAATATTCTATACCAGTACACGGCAAGACCGTCAGCAAAGAGGCCGCCAACCAATGTGGTCAGCGGCCTCGGAGAATGATTTGCGGCACCGCAATCAGCGGCCAGCGGTAGCCCTAGTAGGCGCGGGCGAAGTAGACGCGGCGCGGGCTGGGCTTGCCCGTTACCATGCAAATGCCTTCTTCGTCGGCTTCATTTAGTGGAATGCAGCGCACGGTGGCTTTGGTTTCCTCCTTAATACGCTCCTCGGTTTCGGAGGTGCCGTCGTAGTGGGCCAGCAGGAAGCCAGGCTCCTCGTCCAGCATCCGCTTGAACTCGTCGTAGCTATCCACGCGGGTGGTGTGGGTGGCGCGGAAATTTTTGGCGCGCTCGTAGATGTTGGTCTGAATGTCGGTGAGCAGCTGGTCTACGCTGGCCACGATGTCGGCCAGGGGCAGGCTCATTTTCTCCTTGGTGTCGCGGCGCACCACTTCCACCATGCCGGCGTCGAGGTCGCGCGCGCCGATGGCCAGGCGCACGGGCACGCCCTTCAGTTCCCACTCGGCAAACTTGAAGCCGGGGCGCTCGGTGTCGCGCGCGTCCAGCTTCACCGAAATTCCCCGGGCAATCAGGCCCATCTGAATGGGTTTGATGCGCTCCAGCAGGGCATCAAGCTCGCCGGTTTTGTAGATGGGAATGATGACCACCTGAATGGGGGCCAGCTTGGGCGGCAGCACCAGGCCTTCATCGTCGGAGTGAGCCATTACGAGGGCACCCATCAGGCGGGTGCTCACGCCCCAACTGGTACCCCACACGTATTCGCGCACACCTTCCTTGTTGGCAAACTGCACGTCGAACGCCTTGGCGAAGTTCTGGCCCAGGAAGTGGCTGGTGCCGGCCTGCAGGGCTTTGCCGTCCTGCATCAGCGCCTCGATGCAATAAGTGTCCTCGGCGCCGGCGAACCGCTCGTTGGGGGTTTTCACGCCCTTCACCACGGGCAGGGCCATATGCTCCTCGGCAAACTCGGCGTACACGTCGAGCATCTGGCGGGTTTCGGCCACGGCTTCCTCGGCGGTGGCGTGGGCGGTGTGCCCTTCCTGCCACAGGAACTCGGCGGTGCGCAGGAACAGGCGGGTACGCATTTCCCAGCGCACCACGTTGGCCCACTGGTTGATGAGCAGCGGCAGGTCGCGGTAGCTCTGCACCCAGTTCTTATACGTGCTCCAGATGATGGCCTCCGAAGTGGGGCGCACCACCAACTCTTCTTCGAGCTTGGCGTTGGGGTCGACGCGCAGCTTGCCGGGGCGGTCGGGGTCGGTCTGTAGGCGGTAGTGGGTTACCACAGCGCACTCTTTGGCGAAGCCTTCGGCGTTTTTTTCTTCGGCCTCAAACAGGCTTTTGGGTACGAAGAGCGGGAAGTAGGCATTTTCGTGGCCGGTGCGCTTGAACATATCGTCCAATTGGCGCTGCATTTTTTCCCAAATGGCGTAGCCATAGGGCTTAATGACCATGCAGCCGCGCACGGCGGAGTTTTCGGCCAGGCCGGCGCGCTTCACTAACTCGTTATACCAGAGTGAATAATCTTCCTGGCGGGTAGGCAACTTTTTGCTCATGGGAGGCATCTTAGGGGTAATTGAAAAAGTTCCCGGTTTTGGTACAAGATTTGAGTTGACCTTGGGGCACCGTTTCGGGGTCAAATTACGTTATTAAAGTGCGGACCTCCTGCGGAAGCTCTTTGTGCGGGCAGGGGCAGCAGCCAGCTTAAATCTCCCTTATTTAAGCCGGCTGGGCCCTGATTTCTAGTCGCTTCATCCTGCTTCCATCTGTAGGTCGTTTTTTTACGTAAAGCTTTCCCATCCTTATCTTTTTTCAATCATGAGAAATCTGCTCACCGCCTGTTTGCCCGCCTTGGCCCTGTTTGCGCTGGGCGGCTGTGCAGGTACTTCGGCCCTCACGTCGTCGGAAGATGATGGGGTCTATTATTCGTCGAAGGACCATACTACGGCCGTCGTCAGCACTGCCCCGGCCCAGGCCGCCAACAGTGAGGAGGCGAACCCGGACTACAACGGCGGCTCTACCAATTCGCCGTCGGCCCGGCAGAATTCCGGCTCCGACCAGTATTACGACAACACCTATACCTCCATGCGTGGCGCGCCCGGCTACGGGGGCTCATCGAGCTACTATGGCCCGGGCCTGAACGCCTATTCTCCCTATAGCCCCTACACCAGCCTGAGCTACGGCGGCGGCTACGGCGGCGGCTACGGCGGCGGCTACGGCGGCGGCTACGGCGGCGGCTACGGCGGCGGCTACGGCGGCGGCTACGGCGGCGGCTACGGCTTTTCGCCCTATGGCTACGGCGGCTACGACCCTTTTTATAGTTCCTTCGGCAGCCCGTTTGGCTACAGTCCTTACGGCTATGGCTCGGGCCTGAGCATCAGCTTTGGCTTTGGCCGCTCGTTTGGCTATGGCTACGGCGGCTTTGGCGGCTACGACCCCTTCTACTATAGCAGCCCATTCTATGGTGGCTACTATGGCCGGAACTACTATGGCGGCGGGGGCTACTATGGCAACAACTACAACAGCGGCTATTATGGCAACGGCGGCGACCGGGGCACCCGCAGCTACGGCAGCCACCGCACCGACCGGGCTTCGGATGGCCGGCATTCGTCGGGCATCGTGGGCAGCACGCCGGACAACCCCAATCCCGGCGCGCCGAATGGTAGCGGCCGCGTTCGCAGTGAGCGGGTTACGTCGAATACGCCCGAGTCGATGCCCATGGGCACGGCTGACGCTGTGGGCCGCACCCGAAGCGAAGCCGCTTCGCAACCCATGCGGGCCAACGACTCTTACAACCAGCCCCGCAACATGGACGGCCAGCCGCGCTACCGCAATATGGACCCGGCCACGAACATGCAGCCAGCAATTGGCGATGCTTCGGGGCAGGGTCGGTTAATGCGTGACGACGGCCGGTACCGGCCGCGCAACATGGAGGCCCAACCGCAGAATAGCGGCCAGATGCAGCCCGCCGCAGTGCCACAGGAAGGCCAGCGCCGGCGCGGAGGCTTCTTCCAGAACGTATTTGGCGAGCCCACCAATAACAACAGCAATGGCCAGGCGGCCGAGCAGCCCCGCCAACGCTATGAGCAGCCCCGGCAGCAGCGGACGTATGAGCAACCTCAGCAACGCACCTACGAGCAACCCCAGCAACGCTCTTATGAGCAGCCTCAGCAGCGCTCCTATAGCCAGCCTTCCTATTCCTCCCCATCGCAGAGCGGCGGCGGTGGTGGCGGCCGGGGTCGTGGCCGGGGTGAGTAATTTTCCGCCCGTGGTTTCTGCATAAAGAATTTCCAGCGAGCCGGCCGAACGGCCGGCTCCTTTTCTTCCTACACTATGAAAAAACGGATTATCTGGCTTAGCCTGGCCCTCGTAGCAGGGCAGGCAGGCCACGCCTTTGCCCAGGATGCCAGCGATGCCCTGCGCTATTCCCGCCTGCAATTTGGCGGCACGGCCCGCACGCAGGCCATTGGGGGGGCCAATGTGGCCCTGGGGGCCGACTTTGGTAACCTCACCAGCAACCCGGCCGGGCTGGGCCTGTTTCAGAAATCGGAAGTGCATCTGACGCCCGGCATCGGCATTGGCCAGAGCGACAGCCGCGT
This region includes:
- a CDS encoding IS5 family transposase, which encodes MEVLSKDMIRQWILPALTFSAHGRPSVVEPAELVEAILYKLKSGCQWRLLPVKQFFTGASLTWQGVYARFNAWRKDGSWQGVWLRLLRENGAHLDCSSVQLDGSHTPAKNGGEAVGYQGRKKARTTTALFLADNRGQPLACASPQAGNHHDTHQLNALFGEICASLEAANIPVAGLFLNADKAFDTQGFRQECARRDIEANIPRNRRAADWQTDDDTFFDPELYRRRVVVEHANAWLDGFKTLLVRYETSVGNWLAWHWLAFVVIFLRKINQKPTF
- the proS gene encoding proline--tRNA ligase, translating into MSKKLPTRQEDYSLWYNELVKRAGLAENSAVRGCMVIKPYGYAIWEKMQRQLDDMFKRTGHENAYFPLFVPKSLFEAEEKNAEGFAKECAVVTHYRLQTDPDRPGKLRVDPNAKLEEELVVRPTSEAIIWSTYKNWVQSYRDLPLLINQWANVVRWEMRTRLFLRTAEFLWQEGHTAHATAEEAVAETRQMLDVYAEFAEEHMALPVVKGVKTPNERFAGAEDTYCIEALMQDGKALQAGTSHFLGQNFAKAFDVQFANKEGVREYVWGTSWGVSTRLMGALVMAHSDDEGLVLPPKLAPIQVVIIPIYKTGELDALLERIKPIQMGLIARGISVKLDARDTERPGFKFAEWELKGVPVRLAIGARDLDAGMVEVVRRDTKEKMSLPLADIVASVDQLLTDIQTNIYERAKNFRATHTTRVDSYDEFKRMLDEEPGFLLAHYDGTSETEERIKEETKATVRCIPLNEADEEGICMVTGKPSPRRVYFARAY